One Micromonospora sp. WMMD812 genomic window carries:
- the kynU gene encoding kynureninase, with product MNAPHPAPAPLAALEAEAHRLDATDPGHRHLFHVPPADGGRYPEAAYLAGNSLGLQPRATRDELLADLDAWRRLGVEGHLEAERPWLPYHELLTAPAARLVGALPAETVVMNSLTVDLHLLMVSFYRPAGRRTRIVIEDSAFPSDSYAVRSQARFHGLDPDSTVVRLTPRPGEDTLRTSDVCDYLAAEGDTVALVLLGGVNYLTGELMDIPAVTAAGRAADAVVGWDLAHAAGNVPLRLHDWGVDFAAWCSYKYLNSGPGALAGVFVHERHLGDRDLPRFEGWWSTEAATRFEMTPVSRPPATVEAWQVSNPPIFAMGPVRTSLELFDSVGMPALRERSLRLTGYLERLLDEVTVDRPLTVVTPRDPERRGCQLSVRIGVGSANELTKRLRQGHGVIADAREPDVVRFAPVPLYSTYHDCWRVADALAATVEKKA from the coding sequence ATGAACGCCCCCCACCCCGCGCCGGCCCCCCTCGCCGCCCTCGAGGCCGAGGCGCACCGGCTCGACGCGACCGACCCCGGACACCGCCATCTGTTCCACGTGCCGCCGGCCGACGGCGGTCGCTACCCCGAGGCCGCGTACCTGGCCGGCAACTCGCTCGGGTTGCAACCGCGGGCCACCCGTGACGAACTCCTCGCCGACCTGGACGCGTGGCGCCGCCTCGGCGTCGAGGGGCACCTGGAGGCCGAGCGGCCCTGGCTGCCCTACCATGAGCTGCTCACGGCGCCGGCCGCGCGACTGGTCGGCGCCCTGCCGGCGGAGACCGTGGTGATGAACTCGCTCACGGTCGACCTGCACCTGCTGATGGTCAGCTTCTACCGTCCGGCGGGCCGGCGGACGCGGATCGTCATCGAGGACAGCGCCTTCCCCTCGGACAGCTACGCCGTCCGCAGCCAGGCCCGGTTCCACGGGCTGGACCCGGACAGCACGGTGGTCCGGCTGACGCCCCGTCCGGGCGAGGACACCCTGCGTACGTCCGACGTGTGCGACTACCTGGCGGCCGAGGGCGACACCGTGGCGCTGGTGCTGCTCGGCGGGGTCAACTACCTCACCGGCGAGCTGATGGACATTCCGGCGGTCACCGCCGCCGGGCGGGCCGCCGACGCGGTGGTCGGCTGGGACCTCGCGCACGCCGCCGGCAACGTGCCCCTGCGGCTGCACGACTGGGGTGTCGACTTCGCCGCGTGGTGCTCGTACAAGTACCTCAACTCCGGGCCGGGCGCGCTGGCCGGTGTGTTCGTGCACGAGCGCCACCTCGGCGACCGTGACCTGCCCCGATTCGAGGGCTGGTGGAGCACCGAGGCGGCGACCCGGTTCGAGATGACCCCGGTGTCCCGGCCACCGGCCACAGTGGAGGCGTGGCAGGTCTCCAATCCGCCCATCTTCGCGATGGGTCCGGTCCGCACCTCGCTGGAGCTGTTCGACAGCGTCGGGATGCCGGCGCTGCGCGAGCGCAGCCTGCGGCTCACCGGCTACCTGGAGCGGCTGCTCGACGAGGTGACCGTCGACCGCCCGCTCACCGTGGTCACCCCGCGCGACCCCGAGCGCCGCGGGTGCCAGCTCTCCGTGCGGATCGGCGTGGGGAGCGCCAACGAGCTGACCAAACGGCTGCGCCAGGGGCACGGGGTGATCGCCGACGCCCGGGAGCCGGACGTGGTCCGGTTCGCACCGGTGCCCCTGTACTCGACGTACCACGACTGCTGGCGGGTTGCCGACGCGCTGGCGGCGACGGTGGAGAAGAAGGCATGA
- a CDS encoding NAD(P)/FAD-dependent oxidoreductase — MSERDEIAVVGAGLAGCLTACFLARRGYRVALYERRPDPRTGRVERGRSINLALSERGLDALRRIGLDEQVMADALPMRGRMIHPVAGEPQFQSYSAAGDRAINSISRGALNNALLDAAAALPGVRIAFDHRLVGLDPASGDMTFETPQGKVGATARVVLGADGAGSAVRGQLLGHGLLTESLDFLDYGYKELSIPPLGGDFALDPDALHIWPRGTSMMIALPNPDRSFTCTLFWPTHGTASFASLGSPAAIERHFAEHYPDLIALAPNLVDDYQHNPVGVLGTVRCTPWQVDGKVGLLGDAAHAIVPFYGQGANCAFEDVVELDRCLDECDDDWAVALPVFQRRRRENAEAIARMALANFVEMRDKVASPVFQTRKRVEHALERALPGRYVSQYELVSFTTTPYAEVRRRVRRQHRALGAVAAGAAALLAGAVGVVLSRGRRR, encoded by the coding sequence ATGAGCGAACGGGACGAGATCGCCGTGGTCGGCGCCGGGCTGGCCGGCTGCCTGACGGCCTGCTTCCTGGCCCGGCGGGGCTACCGGGTGGCGCTCTACGAGCGGCGGCCCGATCCGCGCACCGGGCGGGTGGAGCGGGGCCGCTCGATCAACCTGGCGCTCTCCGAGCGCGGGCTGGACGCCCTGCGCCGGATCGGCCTGGACGAGCAGGTGATGGCGGACGCACTGCCGATGCGCGGCCGGATGATCCACCCGGTGGCGGGGGAGCCGCAGTTCCAGTCGTACAGCGCGGCCGGGGACCGGGCGATCAACTCGATCAGCCGGGGCGCGCTGAACAACGCGCTGCTCGACGCGGCCGCGGCGCTGCCCGGGGTGCGGATCGCCTTCGACCACCGGCTCGTCGGGCTCGACCCGGCCAGCGGCGACATGACCTTCGAGACCCCGCAGGGCAAGGTCGGGGCGACCGCGCGGGTCGTCCTCGGCGCCGACGGGGCCGGCTCGGCCGTCCGCGGGCAGCTGCTCGGGCACGGGCTGCTGACCGAGAGCCTGGACTTCCTCGACTACGGCTACAAGGAGCTCAGCATCCCGCCGCTGGGCGGAGACTTCGCGCTCGACCCGGACGCGCTGCACATCTGGCCGCGCGGCACCTCGATGATGATCGCCCTGCCCAACCCGGACCGCTCCTTCACCTGCACGCTCTTCTGGCCCACCCACGGCACGGCCAGCTTCGCCTCGCTGGGCAGCCCGGCGGCGATCGAGCGGCACTTCGCCGAGCACTACCCGGACCTGATCGCGCTCGCCCCGAACCTGGTCGACGACTACCAGCACAACCCGGTCGGCGTGCTCGGCACCGTGCGCTGCACACCGTGGCAGGTGGACGGGAAGGTCGGCCTGCTGGGCGACGCGGCGCACGCCATCGTGCCGTTCTACGGACAGGGCGCGAACTGCGCCTTCGAGGACGTCGTCGAGCTGGACCGGTGCCTGGACGAGTGCGACGACGACTGGGCGGTGGCGCTGCCGGTGTTCCAGCGGCGCCGGCGGGAGAACGCCGAGGCGATCGCCCGGATGGCGCTGGCGAACTTCGTGGAGATGCGGGACAAGGTCGCCTCGCCGGTGTTCCAGACACGCAAGCGGGTCGAGCACGCCCTGGAGCGGGCGCTGCCCGGCCGGTACGTTTCGCAGTACGAACTGGTGTCCTTCACCACCACCCCGTACGCCGAGGTGCGCCGCCGGGTGCGCCGGCAGCACCGGGCGCTCGGCGCGGTCGCCGCCGGCGCCGCGGCCCTGCTGGCCGGCGCGGTGGGCGTGGTGCTCAGCCGAGGGAGGCGTCGATGA
- a CDS encoding 2-hydroxymuconic semialdehyde dehydrogenase, whose amino-acid sequence MTGRAPDGPVLLRNFVGGEFVDVGRTFTKRSPVTGEPVFEVAEADASGVDDAVAAARAALRGPWGRMGERERAEVLRRVADELERRFDDLVTAEVADTGKSISQARTLDIPRGAANFRAFAEIVATAPTESFTTVTPTGGRALNYAVRKPVGVVAVVVPWNLPLLLLTWKVAPALACGNAVVVKPSEETPASATLLAEVMAAAGVPAGVFNLVHGFGPDSAGEFLTRHPGVDAITFTGESATGSAIMRAAADGVKAVSFELGGKNAGLVFADADLDAAVAGSVRSSFTNGGQVCLCTERIYVQRPVFEEFTARLAKRAGELAYGWPADEATVNMPLISHTHRGKVLGHYDLARAEGAEVLAGGGTPRFGDARDGGAYVQPTVLTGLGPDARTNREEIFGPVVHVAPFDDEDEAYALANGTEYGLAATVWTRDVGRAHRAGARLDAGIVWVNTWFLRDLRTPFGGVKASGIGREGGVHSLGFYSELTNVCVDMS is encoded by the coding sequence ATGACCGGGCGGGCGCCGGACGGCCCGGTCCTGCTGCGCAACTTCGTCGGCGGCGAGTTCGTCGACGTCGGCCGCACCTTCACCAAGCGCAGTCCGGTGACCGGCGAACCGGTCTTCGAGGTGGCCGAGGCCGACGCGTCCGGTGTGGACGACGCGGTGGCCGCCGCACGGGCCGCGCTGCGCGGCCCGTGGGGCCGGATGGGCGAGCGGGAGCGCGCCGAGGTGCTGCGCCGGGTCGCCGACGAGCTGGAACGCCGGTTCGACGATCTGGTCACCGCCGAGGTGGCGGACACCGGGAAGTCGATCTCCCAGGCCCGCACGCTGGACATCCCGCGCGGCGCCGCGAACTTCCGGGCGTTCGCCGAGATCGTCGCGACCGCTCCCACCGAGTCGTTCACCACGGTCACCCCGACCGGCGGCCGGGCGCTCAACTACGCGGTCCGCAAGCCCGTCGGCGTGGTGGCCGTCGTCGTGCCGTGGAACCTGCCGCTACTCCTGCTGACCTGGAAGGTGGCGCCGGCACTCGCCTGCGGCAACGCGGTGGTGGTCAAGCCCAGCGAGGAGACGCCGGCGTCGGCGACGCTGCTCGCCGAGGTGATGGCGGCAGCCGGCGTACCGGCCGGGGTCTTCAATCTGGTGCACGGCTTCGGGCCGGACTCGGCGGGGGAGTTCCTCACCCGGCACCCCGGCGTCGACGCGATCACCTTCACCGGGGAGTCGGCGACCGGCAGCGCCATCATGCGCGCCGCCGCCGACGGGGTGAAGGCGGTGAGCTTCGAGCTGGGCGGCAAGAACGCCGGGCTGGTCTTCGCCGACGCCGACCTGGACGCCGCGGTGGCCGGCTCGGTCCGGTCCAGCTTCACCAACGGCGGCCAGGTCTGCCTCTGCACCGAGCGCATCTACGTGCAGCGGCCGGTCTTCGAGGAGTTCACCGCGCGGCTGGCGAAGCGTGCCGGCGAGCTGGCGTACGGCTGGCCGGCCGACGAGGCCACGGTGAACATGCCGCTGATCTCGCACACCCACCGGGGCAAGGTGCTAGGCCACTACGACCTGGCCCGCGCCGAGGGCGCCGAGGTGCTCGCCGGGGGCGGGACGCCGCGCTTCGGCGACGCCCGTGACGGTGGCGCGTACGTGCAGCCGACGGTGCTGACCGGGCTCGGCCCGGATGCCCGGACCAACCGCGAGGAGATCTTCGGGCCGGTGGTCCACGTCGCCCCGTTCGACGACGAGGACGAGGCGTACGCCCTCGCGAACGGCACCGAGTACGGGTTGGCGGCGACCGTGTGGACCCGGGACGTGGGCCGGGCGCACCGGGCCGGCGCCCGGCTGGACGCCGGCATCGTCTGGGTCAACACCTGGTTCCTGCGCGACCTGCGCACCCCGTTCGGCGGGGTGAAGGCGTCCGGCATCGGCCGCGAGGGCGGCGTGCACTCGCTGGGCTTCTACTCCGAGCTGACCAACGTCTGCGTGGACATGTCATGA
- a CDS encoding fumarylacetoacetate hydrolase family protein: MSVDVEAANRELAEARSSGKPCPPLRGRLLPEGDVEAAYRVQQLQTRAWQGRGERRVGAKIGLTSRAVQETFGVFQPDFGILTDAMAVGDGVEVPMDRLLQPRVEAEIAFVLAADLTDERVTTVDVIRAVDHLLPAIEIVDSRIAGWDISIVDTVADNASSGLFVLGTTPRRLADVDLRLCGMVLEHAGEPVSVGAGAACLGNPLHALEWLAGTLARAGDPLRAGDVVLSGALGPMVPVTPGAAYEARISGLGSVRTCFSKDGDR; the protein is encoded by the coding sequence ATGAGCGTTGACGTAGAAGCCGCGAACCGCGAACTGGCGGAGGCGCGCAGCAGCGGCAAGCCGTGCCCGCCGCTGCGCGGGCGGCTGCTGCCGGAGGGGGACGTCGAGGCGGCGTACCGGGTGCAGCAGCTCCAGACGCGGGCCTGGCAGGGCCGGGGCGAGCGCCGGGTGGGCGCGAAGATCGGGTTGACCTCGCGGGCGGTGCAGGAGACCTTCGGCGTCTTCCAACCCGATTTCGGGATCCTCACCGACGCGATGGCGGTCGGCGACGGGGTCGAGGTGCCGATGGACCGGCTGCTCCAGCCGCGGGTGGAGGCGGAGATCGCCTTCGTGCTCGCCGCGGACCTCACCGACGAGCGGGTCACCACCGTCGACGTGATCCGGGCCGTGGACCACCTGCTGCCGGCCATCGAGATCGTCGACTCGCGGATCGCCGGCTGGGACATCTCCATCGTGGACACGGTCGCCGACAACGCCTCCAGCGGCCTGTTCGTGCTCGGCACCACGCCCCGCCGGCTGGCCGACGTGGACCTGCGGCTGTGCGGGATGGTCCTCGAGCACGCCGGGGAGCCGGTGTCGGTCGGCGCCGGGGCCGCGTGCCTCGGCAACCCGCTGCACGCGCTGGAGTGGCTGGCCGGCACGCTGGCCCGCGCCGGCGACCCGCTGCGCGCCGGGGACGTGGTGCTCTCCGGGGCGCTCGGCCCGATGGTGCCGGTGACGCCCGGCGCGGCGTACGAGGCGCGGATCTCCGGTCTCGGCTCGGTGCGGACCTGCTTCTCGAAGGACGGTGACCGGTGA
- a CDS encoding acetaldehyde dehydrogenase (acetylating), translating into MTTGVAVIGSGNIGTDLMIKVLRLSESLRMVAMAGIDPESDGLARARRLGVATTAEGVDGLVAMPEFADVELVFDATSAGAHRHNDAVLRAHGRTVIDLTPAAIGPYVVPPVNLDEHLRETNVNMVTCGGQATVPIVAAVGRVTPVAYGEIVASIASKSAGPGTRANIDEFTETTARAIEVVGGAERGKAIIVLNPADPPLLMRDTVYCLCPDADADQAAIAASVADMVATVQEYVPGYRLKQDVQFDRVDTYVPSLGRHLTGLQVAVFLEVSGAGHYLPAYAGNLDIMTSAALRTAERLVALRSAAAGRAAAPDAVEVTA; encoded by the coding sequence GTGACTACCGGTGTGGCGGTGATCGGTTCCGGGAACATCGGGACCGACCTGATGATCAAGGTGCTCCGGCTCAGCGAAAGCCTCCGGATGGTGGCGATGGCGGGCATCGACCCGGAGTCGGACGGGCTGGCCCGGGCCCGCCGGCTCGGCGTGGCGACCACCGCCGAGGGCGTGGACGGCCTGGTCGCGATGCCCGAGTTCGCCGACGTCGAGCTGGTCTTCGACGCGACCTCGGCGGGGGCGCACCGGCACAACGACGCGGTGCTGCGCGCGCACGGCCGGACGGTGATCGACCTGACCCCGGCCGCGATCGGCCCGTACGTGGTGCCGCCGGTCAACCTCGACGAGCACCTGCGCGAGACCAACGTCAACATGGTCACCTGCGGCGGTCAGGCCACCGTGCCGATCGTCGCCGCGGTGGGCCGGGTCACCCCGGTCGCGTACGGCGAGATCGTCGCCTCGATCGCCTCGAAGTCGGCCGGGCCGGGCACCCGGGCCAACATCGACGAGTTCACCGAGACCACCGCCCGCGCCATCGAGGTGGTCGGCGGCGCCGAGCGGGGCAAGGCGATCATCGTGCTCAACCCGGCCGACCCGCCGCTGCTGATGCGCGACACCGTCTACTGCCTCTGCCCGGACGCCGACGCCGACCAGGCCGCGATCGCCGCCTCCGTCGCCGACATGGTGGCCACCGTGCAGGAGTACGTGCCGGGCTACCGGCTCAAGCAGGACGTGCAGTTCGACCGCGTCGACACGTACGTGCCGTCGCTGGGGCGGCACCTTACCGGGCTCCAGGTCGCCGTCTTCCTGGAGGTCTCCGGCGCCGGGCACTACCTGCCCGCGTACGCCGGGAACCTGGACATCATGACCTCGGCCGCGCTGCGCACCGCGGAGCGACTGGTGGCCCTGCGGTCGGCGGCGGCCGGCCGCGCCGCCGCGCCGGACGCCGTGGAGGTGACCGCATGA